The DNA region GCAGATGTTGTATGCCTAACTGAGACACAGTTGTTAGATAATTCACTTCATCCAACCTTGCAAGAGCATTTTTTAGAGCATGACTTATTTTTGCATAACAATACAGATCGATTTAAAAGCTtagcttttcttaaaaaacaatatcttcaATGTAATATTTTGCGATTGCAAAGTGCTCTATATCTCGAGTTTTTTTCAACCAGTGACCATTTTATCTCactaattttgttttataaaagtaACAATTGCCACCCACAGCGTTTTGCAGATTATGTTTCAAATCTTGTAGAACTTCATAAACCAGATTTTGTGTTAGGAGATTTTAATTCAAATGCACTCTGTGACATACTTCCACCTGTTCTTACTAGGATGAATGAATTAAATTACAAACTTTTGGTCACCGAGCCAACGCATATACTTGGTGGTCTTATAGATTATGTATATGTAAATAATGAATTTCACAATATTGAAAATTTGTCTGTTGCTATTATACCTGTATATTACTCAGATCATTGTGCAATTTCTGTGCAAATCAAACATTGGTAGCTTGATACAATATGTCTAAtatctttttgtttaaatttattgtatttattccaAAATCAGGGACTTCATttacattatatttatatatttatgtctattttattcatttatagATGTCGTCAGAACAGAAAACACCAAAAAAACGTCTTGGTAAGATATCTTTCTTTACCATTTTAAAGGATCCGTTTAAGCATTTGTAAAGTGTTAAGAAAACAAACTACATAATTTAGGTCATAAACTTTaatcttatataaaaatataaatgtcaGTGTCAGTATTCTTATATTTGGCAGGAATTTATAGATAGAATTTatagattttgttttttcagatAATTCTATTGTTGGGTATGTTACGAATGTATCACCAATTAAAACTGCTAAAAACAATCCAAAGAGGAAATACTTTGATTTCCTTCTAAACACAGAGGACAAAATGGAACGAACAGTTTGTTTTTCCCCTGAAAAACATAAACTGGTATCAGAAGTTCACAAAGATCTCACTggatgtgaaataaaaaaatacaaaaggaGCGACACTAATGACATCATTATAACAGATTTTTCATCTGTGAAAAAGCTTGCTCCATCTTTTGAACTGCAGACCCCTGAAGTTGTTCTCAAAACTATTCCAGCAATTCTTAATGAATCGATGCTGTATGAAATCGTAAACACAAAAGCATATCTATATGAACTGAGTGAAACTAAGGCGCTGACAGACAAGAATGGAAAAAATATGTCATATCGCAATGCCATTCTTATTGACGAAACAAGCGAAAAACTGCCAATCACGTTTTATAATGAACAATGTGGGCAAGTGAAAAACAAGGAAACATATATTTTAACAGAACTAAGGGTATCAAAATATATGAACAATCGGTTCTTGAAAGCCACCCCATTCACCAAACTAAGAACTGTGGATCCATTAGAAATAAACGACGAAGCAGTAACAGTAACAGATTGTACTTCACATTTCATCATAACTAGTgtagatttaaaaagtttttcagaAAAATTCCAGTGTCCTTCATGCAAATCCAATGACCTTGAAGTTGAGAAGGACTATACCATATGCAATAATTGTTGCACCATGACAGATGCCTCGCAGTGTCGAAAGCACTCCAACATTGGTTTTACTGCAGAAGGCGATACTGGCAAACTTGTCTTAGATTGTTCACCTAGCTTGTTGGAGAAGTGTTTTGGCATTCCGTGTTGCAAAAAGATTCCACTAGCCAAAAAAATGATCAAGGCAAATGTTATAGTTAAGTTTGATCAGCGGGATAACTCGATAATTGAGATAAGGCTAAAAGAGGATAACTCCATTAAGATGTgcctaaaagaaaaagagcaaGACAATGTGACATCACAAAATTTTATtagtgaagaagaagaaatggtATTACTCGACGGGAAAAACGATGAGGAAGATTGACTTACTTATTCAACTGAACTATCatgttttttgttatgttatgcTTGCTTAAATGTTATGCTTGCTTgaactaatttaaaaagttatattttttgtttgtttacattttgttctgATATTTCTTATTGACATTtcagtttataattttttactcAGCTTGCTGCAGTCCACAAAAATTGCTCCATAGAAATTTATCACGTtctgtttgttgtttgttttgttttactgaACTCTTTTATCATTGTTTTAAAGTACGTGTTCATAATTTGATATGCTTACATATTTCctacaaaaattaatataagaCAAATGATACGAGATAACATGGGGATCATTTATTTAAATACATATTCGGACATTATTATGTTAATGTATTGTTTTTATGCTGGTTAGTCAGATTTCCTTGGCAAGTAATAAAACAATGGTTAAGGACTTCTTTTTGGTACCGTGTATTCGAATCTGAATGCTCTAACAACACTCTTTCCCATTTCTTGGTATTTTATTAAACTCATTCACTTACTACATTTTTGCTCAATTATTTTCCTTGGTGAAACTCTTGCAGCGAAaaaccattttgaataatttacatttatctctttaataatagccgtattctgtctgttcaaaagggttaccgcgtcccgtaacggaaacacgaaatgtgatatataaaggacgggcgaccccgtggatttttccacggtctaacgacttctatattataatgcccgtatacgtctgtccgtccgtctgtctgtctgtcacgcaaaatggtagcttagctgcgacgggcgaacccgtggatttttccacgggctaacgactagtttaaaaaaaaacataaggcGAACTAATTATGCAGAAAACCTATAACAGTTAATATTTTACAGAACGCATTTTATGATTCGTTTCAACCTAGAGGTAACGCGGGAATGTATTATAATTGTTAATGCAAGCCCCTAATCTGGCATAAGCAAAACTAGCACCCAGTTCTTAAAATTCCCAGCAATTTATTCCCCTAGGTTTTTCGCTTTCTTGATATGCGTGCTGGCGCGGTTCGCCTAAAGTCACTGTTGTAGGAATCCGCCGTGTTCGCAGGACTTTTCAAAATTGGAACGTCGGTCAAGAAAGCTTTGCTAATATTGCaaactgtaaaagaaaaaaaaaagctaaGAACGACGAAGTAGCCTGGGTTACGTTTTGACCGTGGCAGATAAGCGAAATAACAGTTGTATTTCAGAATCTCCGTTCCACAGCTTCATAGCTGGTCAGCTatcttgttttaaaatattcctaTCAAGacataaattaattaaaaccagtttgaattattttggctTTTGTTTCAGTTGAATGGTTGTTTGAAAGTGTTTGGACGATCTGCATATTCAGATATTATTTAGTGTATTACCACAAATAATATTCaaataataatgtaataattttattcttttgtatAAAAATACTATTATTATAAGGTAAAggcaatttaattagttgttctatcgTTACGACAATTTTTTTGGGTTGCTCGgtagcaaaagaaaaagaaatatatatttataaaaaatttgacgCCAGCACATTACCAATGACAACAcagaaaaaaagtcatttaatcacgctgaagaaaaggaaaaaataaaactatataCTATGTTATATTATCATATTTTTGTGATGGCCTTTGTCTAAGACGTTGATAAACAAGTAGAAAAAGCAATGTTCTTTATGAATATTCTGATGTGTAAGACCTGCTTAAGATTTTTAGTATAAAACGACGAGTTCAGCAAAATGtcattattcttttttagtttCCTGTTATATTTTACCAATGATTTGGTAAAAAGCCTTGATCGTCTAACGTAAGACGCTTACATTGTAGGaaatccaggttcaaatcctggtcaAGGCTGTTAAGGTTGATTTCCAAAAGGTGTAGACAAAATAAAAGAAGGCAACAAAAAAGGAGATAACATTCCTCAACTCTTTTCAGCAAATCCATACAGTTATTATATACATAATACTTTTTTAGAAATCTATCGGTGATCATTTATATACCGAATttcctctaaagaacgccgccctctaaagaacgccgccctccaaagaacgccgcacttctatatgaaaatttgtaataaacgccgccctctaaagaacgccgccctcCAAAGAACGCCGCACCTTAGATGCggcgtttattagaaaaaaaacattttaatagggaaagtaaaaaaagttggtATTTATATGAATTTGATCTGTTTTCTTTCACAAAATTCTTCTACATCTAATGACAAATACGAATATTTAGTTTTACGCTTTAACAGTTCACCGTGAAGAATTTTAGCATAACTTTTGCTAGATGTAAAACAAATGAACTTTGCAGGTACACTCAAACCAATGTCTCGTTTTCGTTTCCCAGTAACTGTCGCATTTACATGATTATCtccaatttcaataaaaaacgaTATCAGCTTTGACAACTCTATTGGCAAATGTCCCACTAAGGTTTCGTTGCCGTCCATGAGTTTGTACGTTCCAATTGCATTCTTGTCCAGTTCTTGAGCCTCTACTCTCTTGTCTTCTTTGCAAACCAAAGATTCTCCTATAATGGGTgtccatatatttttataaacatgatgTCCGCGAATATTTGTAGAGAATTTAatgatgaaatacatttcaaatgttttaggAATCACTCGAGCCATGTTCCTCTCAAATCTCTGACTTCCACGTGTAGCTATCATATATTTCGTATGAGCGTGCAATCAACGATtgataaaaatagaactttttctTATAGAGAAAAAATTCTATTCAAAATCATTTTCCGCGCTTTTGATCTCGTCGAAAATAACACTTCCTTGGATTGTTAATAgtgtttaaagaaaaagttgacACCAGTAAACAATACTACAAGATAATTGCTCCCAATCTGTATATATCAACCTTACACACTTTTATGTTTGTAAGTGAAAGTTCATTAGAAAAATGTCGCACAACGAGGAGAAGCAGTTAATATCCCATAAAGgggaaaaaagaagaagctttACCTTTGAATTTAAGACAACAGTTGTTGATCACGCAATTAGTACATCAAATCGCGAAGCAGGAAGAAAGTACGGTGTCGATGAAAAAAGAGTAAGAGAATGGAGAGCTAATGTGGAGAAGTTGAAACAAGGAGCAGCGAAAAGATTCAAACTAGAAGGAGCAGGTTGCAAAATCAAGAATCTTGATTTAGAAGAAGATCTGCTCGAATGGATACATGATAGGAGAGCTAATTCTTTGCGTGTTTCGAGAAAACTGATAATGAGAAAAGCAAAAGCAATGCACGATGAAAAAGCTGGAGAGGACACTGTTGCAAAAAATAGTTTCCAGGCTAGTCGATGTTGGTTGGAAAAGTTCATGAAACGAAATTGTCTTTCATTACGTCGTAGAACGACAACAGTTCAAAAGGATCCAGCGTATCTTGTGGACAGGTTGGTGCAGTATGTAGTACATGTCCGCCGAATGTCAAAGAAATACCAATTCAACGCCGGTTCGATTCTTGCAATGGACGAGACTGCTGTTTGGGCGGATATGACAGCACCTACAACGGTGTCACAGCGTGGCGAACGAGAAATTATGCTTAAATCGACTGGTCATGAAAAGGTCAGAATTTCTGTATGCTTGACAGCAAAGGCAGACGGAagtaaatttaaaccatttattGTTTTTGGTGGTGCAAAACGCGAATGCAAAGAACTAAATACtgaattcaaaaataaatgcGTAGTTGTGTCCTCAAAAAATGCATGGATGAACGAGGAACTCACCTTACACTATGTGCAAACAGTTTTAGGAAAGTTTTCCTTTAATCGACGCTTGTTAGCTTGGGATTCATTTGAATGCCACATGATGGATTCCGTGAAACAAGAATTGTCAAAAGGCAGAATTGAGAATGTCATAATTCCCGGTGGCTGCACTAAATATATACAGGCACCAGATGTCTCATGGAATAAACCATTTAAGAGTCGGATGATCGATCTTTATAACGAATGGATGGTTGAAGGTGTTCAACAGTTCACAAAAGGAGGAAACCAGAAACCTCCATCGCGACGAAAGCTAGTGCAATGGGTTCTAGACGCATGGAATGGCTTGAGCACGGAAATGATTATCAAATCTTTTAAGTCGTGTGGTTTAAATTTAGCTCTTGATGGATCAGAGGATGGACAAATCCATTGTTTTAAAGAAGGATCGTCCTGTTCATCTGGTGCTACCTTAATGAAAAAAGCAACTGAGGCATTGGAAGAAGACCAATCTTCTGACAACCCATTTGAAATTTACGATTGTGATGTAAATGAAAGCTATGAGTCCTTTATGTTATCGACGAAGACTCGGACGGAGATAGCGACATTGACATTGACATTGTTTAATAGACTTTTCatagtttaattcttttgttatctATACTTAATCTTAaagaaaatacttaacgtcaacTTCTGCTTTTTGTCTCACTCATGGTTTTGTAATAAACGCCGCCCTCCAAAGAACGCCGCCCTCTAAAAAACGCCGCAcctaaaaattgcattttgtaaagaacgccgcggcgttctttagaggaaatacggtagtGAAATTACAGTTGAACTCATGTAAATCGACCTCCCATAAACCGACAAATCATGTAAATCGACTAAATTCTTCGGTTCCTTTAGAATGAAACCCGTACAACAAAACTCCTTTAATTCGACAACTCATGTAAATGAGTTCCACTGTATATATTAATGCAttgaaaatctaaaaaataaatgtacTATTTGTGGTATTTTTTATAATAGAAACTAaattattacagcttttatttaTGCCTTACAGCTATTATTTCTGCCAATACAAAAAATATGTCAGGATTTGATTGATTGGTGGCACGTTTCTTTTGTCATAAGGCAGCAAAATAATCTTTTTCTAAAGGACATCGTTGAGATTTCAACTTTATACAATCAAGGAGGGTAAATTCCACCTATGAAATTTGTTGTTTcctttttcaacaaaataaatttaaaatatagctagctagctatattgctcactaaatctctttttaaataaatttctcaAGGATTTTGGCTAACCTCGTCAAAGTAACTGCTGCAATGCAAAAGAATCCTGGCTGATAATACAAGTTTAGTATTAAGAAATATTCATATATACTAAAccttgcttttaaaagtttgacTATATTTTTATGTACCTCCTCGTATTATTAATGCCGCCAAACCGCCATTATTATTTACCTTGTCCGATGACGTTCAGCGATTTGATTGGACAAAAAACACATGTCCGTTCCGGTctggaaattttaattttagcaaaattttctgtttttgtctgtttgtttttcTAGCTAGCTACTGGGTGTCTTTATCAAATTATCGCATGCTTATTTCACACTAAATATATAATTATTGAGGGTTGGTctgggattttgtttttattaccttCAGTATCAATAACGGTGGGGGTAACAAACGCATATTTACTAATAACGTTTATAGCTGCAAGAAAAAGTATAATGGAAAGTGTACAGCCGATAAAAATTCCCCTACAGTGTTGATGCCAACTGGATGGAGCAGAAGCCGAAAAAGACTTACTCCACAGGCTGTCGTAGTATAGCTGTATGAGCCCTATCCAGGATTCTGGTACACCATAGCGTCTGAGAGCCATAAAAATCAGCTTGGGTGGAACTGAAGGGTACGCATTAGCAATATCAAGCCATATGGCTGAAAGTGAAGAATGTTGTGCCTTCGCATTCTTAAGTGTTGACCAAACAAGAGACATGTGTTCCCAGCAACCCGGAACTTTTTCCATACAACCTTTTTGAATGGAAGTGTTaatgaagttgtttttctttataatatgcgATTCTACCCGCTTGgaaatcaaactaaaaaagagctttccTTCAACATTCAGAAGAGCTATGGGGCGAAAATCCTTTATGTTGGATAGACAAGGTGTGTTGTTTTTAGgtataaaaacttagataaatgtATAACTTTTGGTATTAAGAGGAATGGGTCATTATCAACCCAATAAACCATATCTTCGTATATCTAACCAGATGGTACCAACAGTCAACATTGATGGAAAATTTACATATCTaggaaaatactttttttttgacatgaGTACAAATTCGTTTAAAGATCTTGTTTTAGAAATGAATAGATATTTTGATATTCTTAACCGTTTATAATTGCATCCAAAGAATAAGTTGCTGAACATCTCGAGGTATATCTACAGCAAATTGCGTTGGCGTTTCTCAATTTACAACCTTTCAACAACCTGGGTTGTACAGAATCTTGATTCTATTGTTAAAGAATGCACAAAACGTTGGCTCAGATTACCTCAAAGCGCAAGTACTAGGCATTTATACCTACCAGTTAAACAACTGGGTATGAAATTAATGTTACCATCTGATTGTTACAATTCCAGCCAGTTAACAACTcgaaaaattttgaaagaatCAGTTAATCCTGAAATTCGTAACCTGTATTGATTAACCACTGAGAAATACGTTGAAGCTGATACCCTGATCTTGATCAGCCCAAGAACTCAAAGGATAGACTtattaacaaaacaattaaGAAAGTTTTGTCTGATATGAATGTGCTAAAAGAGTAAAATTCATTAATGAATCCTGTTGCACAGGAATGTTCAGTATCATGAATGTTCAGCTATCAGCCAATGGCAGCGTGTTGTGAAAAGTTACCACAAaatgtatttgtttttgttagaaCAGCAATCATTCTACAATTGGCTAATAATACCAACCTTCTTCGTTGGAAAAAGGCTCAATCAAATATATGTGGGTTGTGTAAAAGTAACAAACAAACACAATTACACATGTTCAACAATTGTTCGTTTGCGCTAAATAGCGGTAGATATACATGGCGTCACGATTCTATTTTCTTCACGATTTGTCACTACCTAAAATCGTTAGAAAATTTGAGTTTTGAGTTATTTGCTGACCTTGATGGTTTCAGAAGTCCAGCCGAATTCTTTGATGGCCCACGTCCTGACATCTATTAAAGATTGGCAACGAACTGAATGCCATTCAACTGTCTTGTTGTTATGAAAGTAACTTTACAAAAGCTTATGAATACAAAGTTAGACGctattaaaatttgaaaatcactcttttaaacaaaaaaaccccAGGTAAACAAGATGTTTGTAGAGGTTTCCTCTCTTGGATACTTCCCTAGAAGAATCCGGGACTTTTCCAACTTCTGCAGACAGTTTGGTTGCTTGGATGTAAAACGCATGATGAATAAAATTTCTGAGGAAGAAGCTCGTTTATTTTATCTATGTTAGGAGGAATAGTATGGTATGGTAAAAACCCTTTCATActaaaatgttattatttttttgcttttttttgtttttttattggcGATAATTTAAGTACGGTGGCCACAATTATTTCCAATAATTGTGAGAGAAACGTACTTATTATGGTAAATACTTTAATTGTACTTGGTGtataaatcattcattcttccTAAGTCAAATTgaagtctctataataatagccgtcgtctgtctgtctgttcaaaagggttaccgatattcctttgatctttccgcgaatttttagaaaacagggggttgtttaatggcaaactttataattaattgaactaaactcaagaaattaatttattaccttaattaatttaattactttaagtTATGAACcttgatgaaaaaaataaattaagagataaaaatgaatgaattactttaatacgccatttttaataatagttacccccgtgacctcaaTCGCCGTTTATCGCATGTTTTAACCCTAACCGgataaatatttacataaataatcCGGTTCCTCCCTGCACTTGTGCCTCGATTTAATTACCCAATCAACAGTCTTGATTATATGTATAAGCCAATCAATAAGCATTGCATTTTCCGCGGCAATTGTTACACTTTTACTGCCCGGataagaaaatagaaaatacgATGTAGCAACGAAGTTATGGCAAGATAAGACAAGAAATTTTCCTGATTATTTCTTTGGAAAGTATCTCATTAATTATTTGCCGTTTTTACCCTTCCTAATTTCtacttttgaaattaatttctaTTTCTACTTGTGAGAAtacaattagctagctagctagctacatctttGGTGTTTGCTTAATTTTAGTTTGTTGTTTCTTAGCTGCGtcaatttttattctttagcTAGCTACGTACCTATAGCTGTGGGCTACATATAGCTAGCTTAAGAATAAACACTGGTGCAGCTGCTAAAAAAATACACCACATAAAATGGATTTTCCTCAGCCAAATGAACTTTTCTTATTAGAACATAATTATGCATTACCCCGCTTGGAAAATGTTGAAGATGTTGAGCATGCTGAAAGGCAAAGACAACATCATCTTGAAATTGTACGACGAAGGAGGGCCAATGAATCTTTGCAACAGGCCCAACAGCGTAGAGCAGCAGATGCTCTACGCCAAAATGCAAGACGAGCAGTAGAAAATGTTGCAGATGCAAATGCACGACAGCATGCTGAAGCACAACGTCATCGTGCGAATAGAGAAAATGAATTACCTCAACAAGCTGCAGTAAGACGCAGGGCAGATGTTTTGCGTCATCGAGTAGCTAGGGCTCCACGTTTACTAAATTTAGCTAGGATTAACAATGTTTTACCTCCTACACATTCTGCAGGTGAGTTTAATATAGTATGTCAGCATTGTGGAGCTATTAAATTTAATAATGAAAATCATTTTAAGTGTTGTCACAATGGCAAAGTGGCCCTGCGTGCCATATTACAATTTCCTGTTGAAATACGTGAATTGTTAAGCAACGACTCTGCCCAAGCTAAACAGTTTCGTAAGTATATCAGAGTATACAAAAATGCTTTTAGTTTTGCTTCTTTGTCAGCAAACATTCGACCACCGCCAGGTCGTGGACCACCCTGTTTTAGAATATGTGCTCAATTATTTCACAGGTATGGTGCTTTATTACCTGCTCAGAATGAACTACCTAATTTTAGCCAATTGTATATTGTAGAAGCTGCAGCTGCCTTAAACATGCGTATTGAGAATCCAACACATGCTCATTGTAATTGCAAAACAATGCAGATAATTCAAGATGTTCTTAACAGGGATTCTCCATATGCTGCAGCTTATAGCAATATGGCTGAAGTGGAACGTGAAGAAACAGCCAGAGCAGCTGTGGAAAACAGACAGCCTTCTGTTGTAAGTATGGTAATGCGAGAGGGTAATGATCGCAGAAGGTATAATGCCCCCTTGCATCAGGAAGTTGCTGCCATCTTTGTTGGTAATGATGGTGCACCTCCTGCTGCAAGAGATATTGTTGTTTATCCACGTAATCAACCTTTGCGACAAATCCCTTATACATCATGCAATATTGATCCTATGATGTATCCCATTTTATTTCCACGTGGTGAGCCGGGTTGGGACCCAAACATGGCCCATGTCAAGGGAGCATGCAACTGGAGTTAGAAATAGGCTAACCCAGTTGGAATATTATATTTACCGCATTGCTATTAGGCGAGAATTCTCTGCCCTTCATCTAGCAGGTAAATTGTTTCAGCAATTTTTAGTAGATGCATATGTTAAAGTTGAAGGTCAACGGCTTGCATTTATTCGCCTAAATCAAAACCATCTGCTTCGAGCAGAGTCCTACCAAGGACTTCTGGATTACTTCCAAAATGCTGCAGATCAACGTAACTTACAAGCAGGTAATGTTGTTGTCTTGCCTTCCACCTTTTCTGGCTCACCCCGTAACATGCATCAGTTGTACCTTGATGCAATGGCTTTGGTTTCAAAGAAGGGTAAGCCAGATTTGTTCTTGACTTTTACTTGCAATCCAAAATGGCCAGAAATTGTTACTAATTTGTTACCTGGTCAATCTGCTTCTGATAGACCAGATTTAGTTGCAAGggtgtttaaattaaaattacttgctttgaaaaaagatttaaaagacGGTGTAAGGTGTTCTGTGTGCACATGTAGATGTTATTGAAtttcagaaaaaattttttattactgATACAATGATTGACAGCAAGTTACTGTTTACCTCTTGAAAGGTATGTG from Hydractinia symbiolongicarpus strain clone_291-10 chromosome 6, HSymV2.1, whole genome shotgun sequence includes:
- the LOC130647979 gene encoding uncharacterized protein LOC130647979, with amino-acid sequence MSSEQKTPKKRLDNSIVGYVTNVSPIKTAKNNPKRKYFDFLLNTEDKMERTVCFSPEKHKLVSEVHKDLTGCEIKKYKRSDTNDIIITDFSSVKKLAPSFELQTPEVVLKTIPAILNESMLYEIVNTKAYLYELSETKALTDKNGKNMSYRNAILIDETSEKLPITFYNEQCGQVKNKETYILTELRVSKYMNNRFLKATPFTKLRTVDPLEINDEAVTVTDCTSHFIITSVDLKSFSEKFQCPSCKSNDLEVEKDYTICNNCCTMTDASQCRKHSNIGFTAEGDTGKLVLDCSPSLLEKCFGIPCCKKIPLAKKMIKANVIVKFDQRDNSIIEIRLKEDNSIKMCLKEKEQDNVTSQNFISEEEEMVLLDGKNDEED